The nucleotide window GGGAAGGCGATCACATCACGGATGGAGGGACTGTCAGTGAGAAGCATCACCAGGCGATCGATGCCGATGCCAAGGCCTCCTGTGGGAGGCATGCCCACTTCCAGCGCCTGCAGAAAGTCCTCATCCACCCCCTGGGCTTCCTCATCGCCGGCCGCCCGGCGGGCCTGCTGAGCCTCCAGGCGCCCGCGCTGGTCGACCGGATCAATCAACTCGCTGAAAGCATTGGCCGTCTCCCGTCCAACAATGAACAACTCGAAACGCTCCACCAGGCCGGGCTTGCTGCGGTGTTTGCGGGCCAGAGGTGAAATCTCCTCGGGATAATCGAGCACGAACGTGGGCTGGGTCAGGTTGGCTTCCACGGCATGCTCAAACGCTTCATTGAGCAGACGACCTACGGAATCGGCCTTCTCTGGAACGGGAAGCCCCTTGGCCGCCATGGCCTCAGCCGCCGCCTCACGATCGGAGAAGGTCGTGAAGTCGAGGCCTGTGGCCTCTTCCACCAACTCATGCATCGTCGCCCGGCGCCAGGGCGGGGTGAGATCGATCTCCGTGCCTTGATAGGCGAGCCGCGTGCTGCCACAAACCTGCTGGCAAATCGACGCAATCATCGACTCGGTGAGGTCGATCATTCCCAGGTAATCGGTATAAGCCTGATACACCTCCACCGAGGTGAACTCAGGGTTGTGGCGGGTGCTCATCCCCTCGTTGCGGAAGATACGACCCAGCTCGTACACCCGCTCAAAACCGCCCACCACCAAGCGCTTCAGATGCAACTCGGTGGCGATGCGCAGGTAAAGCGGCAGATCCAGTGTGTTGTGGTGGGTGATGAACGGGCGCGCATCAGCTCCACCCGCCTCCGCCTGCAACACGGGCGTTTCAATCTCCAGGAACTCGCGCTCGTCGAGCCAGCGCCGGATCGCACTCACGGTCAACGCCCGGCGACGGAAGGTCTCACGCGACTGGGGCGTGACGATCAAATCCAGATAGCGCTGGCGGTAACGCTTCTCCACGTCCGCCAGACCATGCCACTTATCCGGCAGGGGCTGCAGGGACTTGGTGAGCATGGTCCACTCCGCCACCTTCACCGACAACTCCCCCCTGTCGGTGCGGCGCAACGTGCCACGCACGCCGATCAGATCGCCGGCGTCGACAAGAGACGTGATCTGAGCAAAGGCCTCACCGAGCGCCGCCTTCTCCAGAAACAGCTGGATCGTGCCGGTTTCGTCGGCAAGGGTGAAGAAAGCAAGCTTGCCCATCACCCTCCGGGTCATCACCCGACCGGCAACAGCCACAGCGCAATCCTTCTCCTCTCCCTTGGGCAAATCGGCATGATCGGTCTGCAGCCGAGCCATCCGGTCGGTGGGGTCAAAGGTGAGGGCGTAGGGCTCCCGGCCCTGGTCGCGCAGGGCAGACA belongs to Synechococcus sp. WH 7805 and includes:
- the lysS gene encoding lysine--tRNA ligase yields the protein MSDLRETRLEKVSALRDQGREPYALTFDPTDRMARLQTDHADLPKGEEKDCAVAVAGRVMTRRVMGKLAFFTLADETGTIQLFLEKAALGEAFAQITSLVDAGDLIGVRGTLRRTDRGELSVKVAEWTMLTKSLQPLPDKWHGLADVEKRYRQRYLDLIVTPQSRETFRRRALTVSAIRRWLDEREFLEIETPVLQAEAGGADARPFITHHNTLDLPLYLRIATELHLKRLVVGGFERVYELGRIFRNEGMSTRHNPEFTSVEVYQAYTDYLGMIDLTESMIASICQQVCGSTRLAYQGTEIDLTPPWRRATMHELVEEATGLDFTTFSDREAAAEAMAAKGLPVPEKADSVGRLLNEAFEHAVEANLTQPTFVLDYPEEISPLARKHRSKPGLVERFELFIVGRETANAFSELIDPVDQRGRLEAQQARRAAGDEEAQGVDEDFLQALEVGMPPTGGLGIGIDRLVMLLTDSPSIRDVIAFPLLRPEG